Proteins from one uncultured Cohaesibacter sp. genomic window:
- a CDS encoding MFS transporter, whose translation MPNQYLVLVLVFVGSFSNAATVPFMGLFIIEDLQKSPMMISLYSLVATVLAVTANRFVGKKIDQGWDIRKLLLASILCYLAAMSSLLVVTSYWTLVTIFAACLAIANSAIGTILSFARFYSEQSHLDSAKFNARVRAMMSLAWMVAPALCFALASVYGHMIVFELAVAVGCVWLLTWNITLKHPFRRTHPAHANSAAASAAATSNFNFPLWAATVACFFIALGNSLALSSAPLFMIKEAHLPDYAPGLSIAVKCFFEVVVILGTPGLLKKMGVRNAMILASLMAVVCYSYLSTINSLTEMSIAAAIEGTYFGIFAAVSITFMQSFARGFIGNAMALYTNSMFLSGLVGGSLMGIIASYFDYRTAVLSASLAAVAGIITLVATRRTDAEAEELPA comes from the coding sequence TCTCCCATGATGATCAGCCTCTATTCTCTGGTGGCCACGGTGTTGGCGGTTACGGCAAATCGCTTTGTGGGCAAGAAGATCGATCAAGGCTGGGACATCCGCAAGCTGCTGCTAGCCTCCATTCTTTGCTATTTGGCGGCCATGAGCTCGCTGTTGGTGGTTACGAGCTATTGGACGCTGGTGACAATTTTCGCAGCCTGTCTGGCTATTGCCAACTCGGCCATTGGCACTATCCTGAGCTTTGCCCGCTTCTATTCAGAGCAATCGCATCTCGATTCAGCCAAGTTCAACGCCCGTGTCCGTGCCATGATGTCGCTGGCCTGGATGGTTGCCCCTGCGCTCTGTTTCGCTCTGGCCAGTGTGTATGGCCATATGATCGTGTTCGAACTGGCGGTCGCGGTCGGCTGCGTATGGCTTTTGACATGGAACATCACGCTCAAGCACCCATTTCGCCGCACCCATCCGGCCCATGCCAATTCCGCTGCTGCCAGCGCTGCCGCCACCAGCAACTTCAACTTCCCGCTCTGGGCCGCTACGGTTGCCTGCTTCTTCATTGCGCTTGGCAACTCGCTGGCCCTGTCCTCAGCCCCGCTGTTCATGATCAAGGAAGCCCATTTGCCTGACTATGCGCCGGGTCTGTCGATCGCGGTAAAATGCTTCTTTGAGGTGGTGGTTATTCTGGGCACGCCGGGCTTGCTGAAAAAGATGGGCGTGCGCAACGCCATGATCCTAGCAAGTCTCATGGCCGTTGTCTGCTATAGCTACCTCTCCACGATCAACTCGCTGACAGAGATGTCCATCGCGGCAGCCATCGAGGGTACCTATTTCGGTATTTTTGCGGCGGTCAGCATCACCTTCATGCAGTCCTTTGCGCGCGGTTTCATCGGCAATGCCATGGCGCTATACACCAACTCCATGTTCCTTTCGGGGCTGGTTGGCGGCTCGCTGATGGGGATCATCGCTAGCTATTTTGATTATCGCACTGCTGTGCTGTCTGCATCCCTTGCAGCTGTTGCCGGCATCATCACACTGGTCGCGACACGCCGCACCGATGCTGAAGCTGAAGAGCTCCCCGCCTGA